In a genomic window of Holophagaceae bacterium:
- a CDS encoding xanthine dehydrogenase family protein molybdopterin-binding subunit, producing MSTRRDFVKTTCLSLAFTLPMEPKLRFGMAAPAEPDSALAPSAFLRIDRNGAITIWANKSEMGQGIRTSMAMAVAEELGADWSRVKVQQASSAAKFGDLGITGGSQSTRGTFKPYRIVGATAREMLISAAANRWKVNRAACRAEMGFILHGKKRIAFGDLVKAASKLEPPKDPPLRDPKDFHIVGTDVKRVDGPDIVTGRAQFGSDLKLPGMLYASVERCPVFGGKLKSMDDSAAKAVPGVKRILAISSGVAVLADSTWAALRGREALKLQWDEGAHATASTAEIRKDFEARLKAPGKVVRKEGEGLAAMGGDAVHARYDCPFLAHATMEPMVGVADVRPDRCDIYAPSQGPGWSMAAIQQLTGLKAEQIEVHIPLLGGGFGRRAMPDFILEAVECSKAAGAPVKVQYSREDDTQHDYYRPGSLHDLSASLDEKGRALAWHHRFTGPSIAASLKMPWPPEAAELSGAADLAYEIPNLQVEWAQSDTPIPVGFWRAVPASFNPFVTESFLDELAHKAGKNPLAFRLGLLKQDGKRKVGKDELDASRLRQVIELAAAKAGWKAWHLAKHPKGRGMGIAAHAYLDCGTYVAEVAEVEVKPDGAVKVHRVVCAVDCGLAVNPLNIRAQMESGIIYGLSAALHGEITLEKGRVAQGNFNDYPVLRLADTPKIEVHIVKSDLPPGGVGEPGLPPIAPAVANAIFAATGKRIRSLPMTPGKILKAGRA from the coding sequence ATGTCCACCCGCCGCGACTTCGTCAAGACCACCTGCCTTTCGCTCGCCTTCACGCTGCCCATGGAACCCAAGCTGCGCTTCGGCATGGCCGCTCCGGCGGAGCCCGACAGCGCCTTGGCGCCCAGCGCTTTCCTGCGGATCGACCGGAATGGCGCCATCACCATCTGGGCCAACAAGTCCGAGATGGGGCAGGGCATCCGCACGAGCATGGCCATGGCCGTGGCCGAGGAACTCGGGGCGGATTGGTCCAGGGTCAAGGTGCAGCAGGCCAGCAGCGCCGCGAAGTTCGGGGACCTGGGCATCACCGGCGGCAGCCAGAGCACCCGGGGGACCTTCAAGCCCTACCGCATCGTGGGCGCCACGGCGCGGGAGATGCTCATCAGCGCCGCCGCGAACCGCTGGAAGGTGAACCGGGCCGCCTGCCGGGCGGAGATGGGCTTCATCCTCCACGGCAAGAAGCGGATCGCCTTCGGCGACCTGGTGAAGGCCGCTTCCAAGCTGGAGCCTCCCAAGGATCCGCCCCTGAGGGATCCCAAGGATTTCCACATCGTCGGCACGGATGTCAAACGCGTGGATGGCCCGGACATCGTCACGGGCCGGGCCCAGTTCGGCTCGGACCTCAAGCTGCCGGGAATGCTCTACGCCTCCGTGGAACGCTGCCCCGTCTTCGGCGGGAAGCTGAAATCCATGGATGACTCGGCCGCCAAAGCCGTGCCCGGCGTCAAGCGCATCCTTGCCATCTCAAGCGGCGTGGCCGTGCTCGCGGACAGCACCTGGGCAGCGCTGAGGGGGCGCGAGGCGCTGAAGCTGCAATGGGACGAAGGGGCCCATGCAACCGCCTCCACGGCGGAAATCCGGAAGGATTTTGAAGCCCGGTTGAAGGCGCCGGGAAAGGTGGTCCGGAAGGAAGGGGAGGGCCTCGCGGCCATGGGCGGGGACGCAGTCCATGCCCGCTACGACTGTCCTTTCTTGGCCCACGCGACCATGGAGCCCATGGTGGGGGTGGCGGATGTGAGGCCGGACCGCTGCGACATCTATGCGCCCTCCCAGGGCCCCGGCTGGTCCATGGCCGCCATCCAGCAGCTCACGGGCCTGAAGGCCGAGCAGATCGAAGTCCACATCCCCTTGCTGGGAGGCGGATTCGGGCGCAGGGCCATGCCGGATTTCATTCTCGAAGCGGTGGAATGCTCCAAGGCCGCGGGCGCGCCGGTGAAGGTGCAGTACTCGCGGGAGGACGACACCCAGCACGACTACTACCGCCCCGGCTCGCTGCACGACCTGTCCGCGAGCCTGGATGAGAAAGGCCGTGCCCTTGCCTGGCACCACCGTTTCACTGGGCCCTCCATCGCCGCATCGCTGAAGATGCCCTGGCCACCCGAAGCCGCGGAACTGTCCGGCGCCGCGGACCTGGCTTACGAAATTCCAAACCTGCAGGTGGAGTGGGCCCAAAGCGACACGCCGATCCCCGTGGGTTTCTGGCGGGCGGTGCCGGCTTCCTTCAATCCCTTCGTCACCGAATCCTTCCTGGATGAACTGGCCCACAAGGCCGGCAAGAATCCCCTCGCTTTCCGCCTGGGGCTCCTCAAGCAGGATGGAAAACGGAAGGTCGGCAAGGATGAGCTGGATGCTTCGCGGCTGCGCCAGGTGATCGAGCTGGCCGCCGCCAAGGCCGGGTGGAAGGCCTGGCACCTGGCCAAGCATCCCAAGGGCCGCGGCATGGGCATCGCCGCCCACGCCTACCTCGATTGCGGCACCTACGTGGCCGAAGTGGCGGAGGTGGAAGTGAAACCCGATGGCGCCGTCAAGGTCCACCGCGTGGTCTGCGCCGTGGATTGCGGCCTGGCCGTCAACCCGCTCAACATCCGCGCCCAGATGGAGAGCGGCATCATCTACGGCCTTTCCGCGGCGCTCCACGGCGAGATCACCCTGGAGAAGGGCCGCGTGGCGCAGGGCAATTTCAACGACTACCCGGTGCTGCGCCTGGCGGACACCCCCAAGATCGAAGTCCACATCGTGAAGAGCGATCTGCCCCCCGGCGGTGTCGGCGAACCCGGCCTGCCGCCCATCGCACCCGCCGTGGCCAATGCGATCTTCGCCGCCACCGGCAAGCGCATCCGCAGCCTGCCGATGACACCCGGCAAGATTCTAAAAGCAGGCAGAGCGTGA
- a CDS encoding (2Fe-2S)-binding protein: MTRFEFSVNGFSKAVEADPDMPLLWVLRDVLGLTGTKFGCGAGLCGACTLHLDGEAVRACQTPIKAVAGKAVTTIEGLSKDGSHPVQKAWIEEDVAQCGYCQPGQIMQAAWLLSRHPHPTDADINEGMDGNLCRCGTYNRIRCAIKRAAGDECAAGKEA, encoded by the coding sequence ATGACCCGCTTTGAATTTTCCGTCAACGGATTCTCCAAGGCCGTGGAAGCGGATCCGGACATGCCGTTGCTGTGGGTGCTGAGGGATGTGCTCGGCCTCACCGGCACCAAGTTCGGGTGCGGAGCGGGCCTCTGCGGCGCCTGCACGCTGCATCTGGATGGCGAAGCGGTCCGCGCCTGCCAGACCCCGATCAAGGCGGTGGCCGGAAAAGCCGTGACGACCATCGAGGGCCTCTCGAAGGACGGCTCCCACCCGGTGCAGAAAGCCTGGATCGAAGAGGACGTCGCCCAATGCGGCTACTGCCAGCCCGGCCAGATCATGCAGGCCGCCTGGCTGCTGTCCAGGCATCCCCATCCCACCGATGCGGACATCAATGAAGGCATGGACGGCAACCTATGCCGCTGCGGCACCTACAACCGCATCCGCTGCGCCATCAAGCGCGCCGCGGGGGATGAGTGCGCAGCCGGAAAGGAGGCCTGA
- a CDS encoding bifunctional methionine sulfoxide reductase B/A protein, whose amino-acid sequence MQTATKTSTVLQSMEKANVSDSKKPGQAELKQRLTPMQYKVTQEAGTEPAFRNEYWDNHREGLYVDVVSGEPLFSSKDKFDSGCGWPSFSKPLEEKKVVEKTDSSFGMARTEVRSRNSDSHLGHVFDDGPGPTHLRYCINSASLKFIPVEDLEKEGFGSYLPVFGKTAPKNAEAPVASNVATLAGGCFWGMQELIRKQPGVTTTRVGYTGGHLPNPRYEDTHDSKSGHAEAIEIHFDPAKTSYEAILRFFFRIHDPTTLNRQGNDTGSQYRSAIFFHGETQRLVAEKVKAEADASGKWPRKVVTEIAPASMFYPAEENHQDYLQKHPGGYTCHYIRN is encoded by the coding sequence ATGCAGACGGCCACCAAGACCTCGACGGTCCTGCAATCCATGGAGAAAGCCAACGTGAGCGATTCCAAAAAACCCGGCCAGGCGGAACTCAAGCAGCGGCTCACGCCCATGCAATACAAAGTCACCCAGGAGGCGGGCACCGAGCCGGCCTTCCGCAACGAATACTGGGACAACCACCGCGAGGGCCTTTACGTGGATGTGGTCAGCGGCGAGCCCCTGTTCTCCTCCAAGGACAAATTCGATTCAGGCTGCGGCTGGCCCAGCTTCTCCAAGCCGTTGGAAGAAAAGAAGGTCGTGGAGAAAACAGATTCATCCTTCGGTATGGCCCGCACCGAAGTGAGGTCCAGGAATAGCGATTCGCATCTGGGCCATGTGTTTGACGACGGCCCGGGCCCCACCCACCTGCGCTACTGCATCAATTCGGCGTCGTTGAAATTCATCCCGGTGGAAGATCTCGAAAAAGAAGGCTTCGGAAGCTACCTGCCGGTCTTCGGAAAAACTGCGCCCAAAAATGCCGAAGCGCCTGTTGCGTCGAATGTCGCGACCCTGGCGGGCGGCTGCTTCTGGGGCATGCAGGAGCTGATCCGCAAGCAGCCGGGCGTCACCACCACGCGGGTGGGCTACACCGGCGGCCACTTGCCGAATCCCAGGTACGAAGACACCCACGACAGCAAATCGGGCCACGCCGAAGCCATCGAAATCCATTTCGATCCGGCCAAGACGAGCTACGAAGCCATCCTGCGGTTCTTCTTCCGGATCCACGATCCCACCACGCTGAACCGCCAGGGCAACGACACGGGCAGCCAGTACCGCTCGGCGATCTTCTTCCATGGCGAAACCCAACGGCTAGTGGCCGAAAAAGTGAAGGCCGAAGCGGATGCCAGCGGGAAATGGCCTCGCAAGGTGGTCACGGAGATCGCTCCCGCCTCGATGTTCTACCCGGCCGAAGAGAACCACCAGGACTACCTGCAGAAGCACCCCGGCGGCTACACCTGCCACTACATCAGGAACTGA
- a CDS encoding insulinase family protein, translated as MRKALLPLIPCLILAAAPESPKPLKSGQAGQTAKAFPFPIHQKTLPNGLKIVVIPTGLPNLVSLQIPVSTGSRNEVEPGKSGFAHFFEHMMFRGTRTVPPELWNQALKETGASQNAFTSDDLTNYHTLCSKDDLEGWIKREGDRFQNLSYSEEGFKTESRAVLGEYNKNSSNPIQKLLEVQRDAAFTTHTYKHTTMGFLKDIEDMPNQFAYSKQFFDRWYRPGNVTVILTGDVRPETAFPMVEKYFSGWKRGTAKPPAVPAEPAPAKPVDVRLPWTSPTLPYMTVGFHTPAKFSTADNSSEALSLASELLFGSRSELYQRLVVREQKVDQFFAFGGGAKDPGLFTIGARVKKAEDLAYVRDLILDTCASARALPFSSAKLQDAKNEARLAFARRLDSTDSIAGLIARLTSYGRDPEAVNKLAVLRDSVTTSDLARIAQATFLDNRRVITTLAHGGFPANLDQAFEGVEARAAKLAELPNLPVLEQPNAASPLVTLRMAFRAGSIHDPAGKEGLAQLAASMVADASTKNRGLSELEKAYAATGSGLGALVDKERTSFSLTAPRIKAGEALDLAMEQMLEAGFKEEDFQRLKSQQLNALNVGLKASNDEELGKLALESRMFAEPYAHPVLGTASGIQAISLADVKAFANAYYTKKRLSIGLAGSYSAEDKAVVLRGLDKLPGTDAPKVRVSEAEHLSDGSHMHIVTKETRSTAISIGIPLRERDAEGRPVDARVNRKHPDFAALWVATAYLGQHRNSTGVLYQRLREERGLNYGDYTYLEAFPNGGRQFQPSPGVARAFNIWQVWIRPVEPKNGAFALKAALFEVQKLIANGMSEHDFNSTRTMLVKFLDHLNDTGSKKLGHDMDDAYLGVGPYADTFKAKLKALSREDVNRAIRKYLRTSNLDIAVVTKDADQFTKDLLADASPIPAYTAPKPQLKDEDLAISRFKLDVDPKNISKAALEATFK; from the coding sequence ATGCGCAAAGCCCTGCTTCCCCTCATTCCCTGCTTGATCCTCGCAGCGGCGCCGGAATCTCCCAAACCCCTCAAAAGCGGCCAGGCGGGCCAGACCGCCAAAGCATTTCCCTTTCCAATCCACCAGAAGACTCTGCCTAATGGACTGAAAATCGTCGTTATTCCAACGGGACTCCCAAATCTGGTGAGCCTCCAGATCCCCGTGAGCACCGGCTCGCGGAACGAAGTGGAGCCCGGCAAATCCGGTTTCGCGCACTTCTTCGAACACATGATGTTCCGCGGCACCAGGACCGTTCCCCCGGAGCTGTGGAATCAAGCCCTGAAGGAGACCGGCGCGTCGCAGAATGCGTTCACCTCGGACGACCTGACGAACTACCACACGCTCTGCTCGAAAGATGATCTTGAAGGCTGGATCAAGCGGGAAGGGGACCGCTTCCAGAATCTTTCCTACAGCGAGGAAGGCTTCAAGACCGAGAGCCGCGCGGTGCTCGGCGAATACAACAAGAATTCCTCCAACCCCATCCAGAAGCTGCTGGAAGTCCAGCGCGACGCGGCCTTCACCACCCACACCTACAAGCACACGACCATGGGCTTCCTCAAGGACATCGAGGACATGCCCAACCAGTTCGCCTACTCGAAGCAGTTCTTCGACCGCTGGTACCGCCCCGGAAACGTGACCGTGATCCTCACCGGCGATGTGAGGCCTGAAACGGCCTTCCCGATGGTGGAGAAATACTTCAGTGGCTGGAAGCGGGGCACGGCGAAACCGCCCGCCGTTCCCGCCGAACCGGCCCCGGCCAAGCCCGTGGATGTGCGCCTGCCCTGGACGAGCCCCACCCTGCCGTACATGACCGTGGGCTTCCACACGCCCGCGAAATTCAGCACGGCAGACAACAGCTCGGAGGCGCTGTCGCTGGCTTCGGAACTGCTGTTCGGGTCCCGTTCGGAGCTGTACCAGCGCCTGGTGGTGCGGGAACAGAAAGTCGACCAGTTCTTCGCCTTCGGCGGCGGGGCCAAGGATCCGGGGCTCTTCACCATCGGCGCCCGCGTGAAAAAGGCCGAGGACCTGGCCTATGTGCGCGATCTCATCCTCGACACCTGCGCCTCGGCCCGGGCCCTGCCCTTCTCCAGCGCCAAACTCCAGGACGCCAAGAACGAGGCCCGCCTTGCCTTCGCGCGGAGGCTCGATTCCACCGATTCCATCGCCGGCCTCATCGCGCGGCTGACCTCCTACGGCCGGGATCCCGAAGCCGTGAACAAGCTCGCAGTCCTCCGGGATTCCGTCACCACCAGCGACCTCGCGCGCATCGCGCAAGCCACCTTCCTGGACAACCGCCGCGTCATAACGACGCTTGCCCATGGCGGCTTCCCCGCCAACCTGGACCAAGCCTTCGAGGGCGTGGAGGCCCGCGCCGCCAAGCTTGCTGAACTTCCAAACCTGCCCGTCCTGGAGCAGCCCAATGCCGCATCGCCGCTGGTCACCTTGCGCATGGCCTTCCGCGCGGGCTCCATCCACGATCCCGCCGGAAAGGAGGGCCTGGCCCAACTCGCCGCCAGCATGGTGGCCGACGCCAGCACCAAGAACCGCGGGCTTTCAGAGTTGGAAAAAGCCTATGCCGCCACGGGATCGGGCCTAGGCGCCCTGGTGGACAAGGAACGCACGTCCTTCAGCCTCACGGCGCCCAGGATCAAGGCCGGCGAAGCCCTGGACCTGGCCATGGAACAGATGCTCGAAGCCGGCTTCAAGGAGGAGGATTTCCAGCGCCTCAAGTCCCAGCAGCTCAACGCCCTCAACGTAGGACTCAAGGCCAGCAACGACGAGGAACTCGGCAAGCTGGCGCTGGAATCGCGCATGTTCGCCGAACCCTATGCCCATCCCGTGCTGGGCACCGCGAGCGGCATCCAGGCCATCTCGCTGGCCGATGTGAAAGCCTTCGCGAATGCCTACTACACGAAGAAGCGCCTTTCCATCGGCCTTGCGGGCTCCTATTCCGCCGAAGACAAAGCGGTCGTGCTGCGCGGCCTGGACAAGCTTCCCGGCACCGATGCGCCCAAGGTGAGGGTCAGCGAAGCCGAACACCTCAGCGATGGCTCGCATATGCACATCGTCACCAAGGAGACGCGGTCGACCGCCATCTCCATCGGCATTCCCCTGCGCGAGCGGGATGCGGAAGGCCGGCCGGTGGATGCGCGGGTGAACCGGAAGCATCCTGATTTCGCAGCGCTCTGGGTGGCCACGGCCTACCTGGGCCAGCACCGCAACAGCACCGGCGTGCTCTACCAGCGGCTGCGCGAAGAGCGCGGCCTCAACTACGGCGACTACACGTATCTGGAAGCCTTCCCCAACGGTGGCCGCCAATTCCAGCCCAGCCCCGGCGTGGCACGGGCTTTCAACATCTGGCAGGTCTGGATCCGCCCGGTGGAGCCGAAGAATGGCGCCTTCGCCCTCAAGGCCGCGCTCTTCGAGGTGCAGAAGCTCATCGCCAACGGCATGTCCGAGCATGATTTCAATTCGACCCGCACCATGCTCGTGAAGTTCCTGGACCATCTGAACGATACGGGCTCGAAAAAACTGGGGCACGACATGGACGATGCCTACCTGGGCGTGGGCCCCTACGCCGACACCTTCAAAGCCAAGCTGAAGGCTCTTTCCCGCGAGGATGTGAACCGCGCCATCAGGAAGTACCTGCGCACCTCCAACCTGGATATCGCCGTGGTGACCAAGGACGCGGACCAATTCACGAAGGACCTGCTGGCGGATGCCTCGCCGATTCCCGCCTACACCGCGCCCAAGCCGCAATTGAAGGACGAGGACCTGGCCATTTCCAGATTCAAGCTGGATGTGGATCCGAAAAACATCTCCAAAGCGGCCCTGGAAGCGACGTTCAAGTAG
- a CDS encoding PAS domain S-box protein has protein sequence MLLIAAVYPLAAKCSYLMTFPDSRDTALWLPKGIALAALLIGGVKLWPGVFIGALATVMLNTKSPGWVDLGIAMANTIEIWLGYWLMVRAGFDLGMNRLRDVVVLVVFGGLVSTTVGATLGATIFALGGMLPWGAFLPFFGRWWLGEATSGLLMTPLLLMAVKPWPRSKRAEIAEFAAMLALLGVVSYYGVGFGSQHYRLPFLVYPVVIWACLRFGQRGSIFAVALVAAFAIPATISGLGPLVAGAGNPSMVLLRAFLTVLAITSMALSALLSERNIAEATAGESEGRFRMVTETLAVPMVIIGYPEPEILYINGPMEEFVGLKREAVIGLQSPTFYEHPEDRDTFVERIFRDGRVDRMELEMKTSSGPRLVEVTSRVIKFDGKTAFLTAFYDLTERKKAEQAVQDSESRFRAMSEGTTDGVLMNENGIIIDANHSLARMWGGTAEEMIGLSALSLAVEQDRGKIAEMVRSGSTTPYEISGLRKDGSSFPAEITGSSVMYKGRLVRIASIRDLTERKQSEEALRESEERYALVSQGSNEGIWDTNLQTGEAYFSDRMKELLGLAPGVDPPNVREWGQWAHPDDQESIGRAIYEHIKYRRPYDIEFRFRMPSGEYRWFRSRGQAIWNAEGRATRMAGSMNDITPRKMAEKELLTAKEAAEAASRAKSEFLAVMSHEIRTPMNAIIGMNYLLQQTGLDEDQADLAETVGTSAQGLMALINDILDISKIEAGQMELEELPFDARKVGEEVRSLFTSQAAQKGLAFSVDIDGTLPPLLVGDPQRLRQVLVNLVGNALKFTERGAVRLHMGFNPAARRLEAVVEDTGIGIHREKLGKLFDKFTQVDTSITRRFGGSGLGLAISKNLVELMGGTIQVESAYLEGSVFKMSIPWRFPAEGQG, from the coding sequence ATGCTATTGATCGCGGCGGTCTATCCGCTGGCCGCGAAGTGTTCCTATCTGATGACGTTCCCGGACAGCCGCGACACTGCGCTCTGGCTGCCCAAGGGCATCGCCTTGGCTGCGCTGCTCATCGGGGGGGTGAAGCTTTGGCCGGGCGTGTTCATCGGCGCGTTGGCCACGGTGATGCTGAACACCAAGTCGCCAGGCTGGGTGGATCTCGGCATCGCCATGGCGAACACCATTGAAATCTGGCTGGGCTATTGGCTGATGGTGAGGGCCGGCTTCGATCTGGGCATGAACCGCTTGAGGGACGTGGTGGTGCTGGTGGTTTTCGGCGGGCTGGTTTCCACCACGGTGGGGGCCACCCTGGGAGCGACCATTTTCGCGCTGGGAGGCATGCTTCCCTGGGGCGCATTCCTGCCTTTCTTCGGCCGCTGGTGGCTGGGGGAAGCCACCAGCGGCCTGCTGATGACGCCGCTGCTGCTGATGGCCGTGAAGCCCTGGCCCAGGTCCAAACGGGCGGAGATCGCTGAATTCGCGGCCATGCTGGCCTTGCTCGGCGTCGTTTCGTATTACGGGGTTGGATTCGGCTCCCAACACTACCGGCTGCCCTTCCTGGTCTACCCCGTGGTGATCTGGGCCTGCCTGCGCTTCGGCCAACGCGGATCGATCTTCGCCGTGGCCCTGGTGGCGGCCTTCGCCATCCCTGCCACCATCAGCGGACTCGGTCCCCTGGTGGCGGGGGCGGGAAATCCATCCATGGTCCTGCTCAGGGCCTTCCTGACGGTGCTGGCGATCACCTCCATGGCGCTGAGCGCGCTGCTTTCCGAACGGAATATCGCCGAAGCCACAGCTGGCGAATCCGAAGGCCGGTTCCGCATGGTGACGGAAACCTTGGCGGTGCCCATGGTGATCATCGGCTATCCCGAGCCGGAGATCCTCTATATCAACGGCCCCATGGAGGAGTTCGTGGGCCTCAAGCGGGAAGCGGTCATCGGGCTCCAGTCCCCGACTTTCTATGAGCATCCCGAGGACCGGGATACGTTCGTGGAGCGCATCTTCAGAGATGGCCGGGTGGACCGGATGGAGCTGGAAATGAAGACCTCCAGCGGCCCGAGGCTGGTGGAGGTCACCTCCAGAGTCATCAAGTTCGATGGCAAGACCGCCTTCCTGACGGCCTTCTACGACCTGACCGAGAGGAAGAAGGCGGAACAGGCGGTGCAGGACAGCGAGAGCCGCTTCAGGGCCATGAGCGAAGGCACCACGGATGGCGTGCTGATGAACGAGAACGGAATCATCATCGACGCCAACCATTCCCTCGCGCGGATGTGGGGGGGGACCGCCGAGGAGATGATCGGCCTTTCCGCGCTTAGCCTCGCGGTGGAGCAGGACCGCGGAAAGATCGCGGAAATGGTGCGATCGGGCAGCACCACGCCTTACGAAATCTCTGGATTGCGCAAGGACGGCAGCAGTTTCCCGGCGGAGATCACCGGCAGCTCCGTGATGTACAAGGGCCGCCTCGTGCGGATCGCCTCCATCCGGGACCTCACGGAACGGAAGCAGTCCGAGGAAGCCCTCCGCGAGAGCGAAGAACGCTATGCGCTGGTATCCCAGGGTTCCAACGAAGGGATCTGGGACACGAACCTCCAAACAGGCGAAGCCTACTTTTCCGACCGCATGAAGGAACTGCTGGGCCTGGCCCCTGGAGTCGATCCTCCCAACGTCCGCGAATGGGGCCAATGGGCCCATCCTGACGACCAGGAAAGCATCGGCCGGGCCATCTATGAGCACATCAAATACCGGCGGCCCTACGACATCGAGTTCCGATTCCGGATGCCCAGCGGCGAATACCGGTGGTTCCGCTCCCGCGGCCAGGCCATCTGGAATGCGGAAGGCCGGGCCACGCGCATGGCCGGTTCCATGAACGACATCACCCCCCGCAAGATGGCGGAAAAGGAACTGCTGACCGCCAAGGAGGCCGCGGAAGCAGCGTCGCGCGCCAAAAGCGAGTTCCTGGCGGTGATGAGCCACGAAATCCGGACGCCCATGAACGCGATCATCGGCATGAACTACCTGCTCCAGCAGACGGGCCTGGATGAAGACCAGGCTGACTTGGCCGAGACCGTGGGCACCTCCGCCCAGGGCCTGATGGCCTTGATCAACGACATTCTCGATATCTCCAAGATCGAAGCGGGCCAGATGGAACTGGAAGAGCTGCCCTTCGACGCGCGCAAGGTCGGCGAAGAGGTCCGGAGCCTTTTCACCTCCCAGGCCGCGCAGAAGGGGCTGGCTTTTTCCGTGGATATCGATGGCACCCTGCCGCCCCTCCTGGTGGGCGATCCCCAGCGGCTGCGCCAGGTCCTCGTGAACCTGGTCGGGAACGCGCTGAAATTCACGGAACGCGGAGCTGTGAGGCTGCACATGGGTTTCAACCCGGCGGCCCGCCGCCTGGAAGCGGTGGTGGAGGATACGGGCATCGGGATCCACCGGGAAAAACTCGGGAAATTGTTCGACAAATTCACCCAGGTGGATACATCCATCACCCGGCGTTTCGGCGGATCAGGCCTGGGCCTGGCCATCTCGAAGAATCTTGTGGAACTCATGGGCGGCACCATCCAGGTCGAGAGCGCCTACCTCGAGGGTTCGGTCTTCAAAATGTCCATTCCCTGGCGTTTCCCGGCCGAGGGCCAAGGGTAG